A window of the Gossypium hirsutum isolate 1008001.06 chromosome A05, Gossypium_hirsutum_v2.1, whole genome shotgun sequence genome harbors these coding sequences:
- the LOC107961445 gene encoding taxane 13-alpha-hydroxylase, with amino-acid sequence MALEMNSFLSWILFCLAAMVSTIFFKHRKRCYGAKRKLPPGQLGLPLIGETMEFYKAQRSNRLFEEFVEPRVAKYGKIFKTSLMGSPTVVVNGAEANRFILSNEFKLVVSSWPSSSVQLMGKNSIMEKQGEQHRFHRGLITSSLSSTALETLVPKICMAVQLHLQEYWQGKDRVRLYCSTKLLTFTMVFECLLGINVEPQMLDTFERVLEGAFAPPLNFPGSKFSRAKKARAEIVKILEKVVGEKRKEMENCSMVGEENGCMLLSRLVGAMIRGELSEEEVIDNVVLLVFAAHDTTSFAIAMTFKMLAQHPDCYSKILQEHDEVKKTKKAGEMLTLGDVKKMERTWQAARECMRLFPPIFGSFRKTVADIEYEGFTIPKGWKVLWTAYGTHYNEEYFKDPLRYDPSRFQEFVPPYVYVPFGGGPRTCAGYQLAKLNILIFLHYVVTAYHWSLLHPNEPIIMDPLPLPSKGMPINISPKLITNPN; translated from the exons ATGGCTTTGGAGATGAATAGTTTCCTTTCTTGGATTTTGTTTTGTCTAGCAGCAATGGTCTCCACCATTTTCTTCAAACACAGGAAACGATGTTATGGTGCAAAGAGGAAACTCCCACCAGGGCAGCTTGGACTGCCATTGATAGGTGAAACAATGGAGTTCTACAAAGCTCAACGCAGTAACCGGTTGTTCGAGGAGTTCGTCGAACCCCGCGTTGCCAAGTACGGGAAAATCTTCAAAACAAGCCTCATGGGATCACCAACTGTTGTTGTAAATGGAGCCGAAGCCAACCGGTTCATATTGTCGAATGAGTTCAAGTTGGTGGTAAGCTCATGGCCTTCATCGTCAGTTCAGCTCATGGGGAAAAACTCAATCATGGAGAAACAAGGGGAACAACATCGTTTCCATCGAGGTTTAATAACCTCTTCCCTCAGCAGTACAGCGTTGGAAACTTTAGTGCCTAAAATATGCATGGCAGTTCAATTACACCTTCAAGAATACTGGCAGGGAAAGGATAGAGTTAGGCTTTATTGTTCAACCAAACTTTTGACATTCACCATGGTGTTCGAATGCTTGCTAGGAATCAATGTGGAGCCACAAATGTTGGACACTTTCGAGAGGGTTTTGGAAGGTGCTTTTGCTCCACCACTCAACTTCCCTGGTTCTAAATTTTCAAGAGCCAAGAAAGCAAGGGCGGAGATTGTAAAGATATTGGAGAAAGTAGTGGgcgaaaagagaaaagaaatggaaaattGCAGCATGGTTGGAGAGGAAAATGGATGTATGCTACTCTCAAGATTGGTGGGTGCAATGATTCGAGGGGAACTCAGTGAGGAAGAGGTTATTGACAATGTAGTTTTGCTGGTGTTTGCAGCTCATGATACAACTTCCTTCGCCATTGCCATGACCTTCAAAATGTTAGCTCAGCATCCAGACTGCTACTCCAAAATCCTTCAAG AACATGATGAAGTAAAGAAGACAAAAAAGGCAGGTGAAATGCTGACATTAGGGGACGTGAAGAAAATGGAGCGCACATGGCAAGCTGCACGAGAATGCATGAGGCTGTTCCCTCCGATCTTCGGGTCTTTTAGGAAAACAGTTGCGGACATTGAATATGAAGGATTCACCATTCCCAAAGGATGGAAG GTGTTATGGACAGCGTATGGAACACATTACAATGAGGAATACTTCAAAGATCCATTACGTTATGATCCCAGCAGATTCCAGGAATTCGTGCCGCCCTATGTTTATGTTCCCTTTGGAGGAGGGCCAAGAACTTGTGCTGGCTATCAGCTGGCCAAGTTGAATATATTGATCTTCCTGCATTACGTAGTCACTGCTTACCATTGGTCATTGCTCCATCCAAATGAGCCAATCATTATGGATCCTCTCCCTCTTCCATCTAAGGGAATGCCTATCAACATTTCTCCCAAGCTTATCACAAACCCAAATTGA